In Microbispora sp. ZYX-F-249, one genomic interval encodes:
- a CDS encoding alpha/beta fold hydrolase — MTSPTTGRLRVDGATLHYEVRGTGPLLLLIPGGTGGAAAYDGVADDLAADYTVASYDPRGLTRSPLDDPEAGQSVARHADDAVRLLDLLSPDAPALVAGCSSGAIVALHLLTTHPERVERVVAHEPPVVEVLPDAAEHRALLARVRDTFRREGLMPAAAVFAAGLRRPGDPVEPPAAAELPPQAAARAERTMADMSYFLGRIVPSFMAYTPDVDRLETLSDRLVLAAGADSRGELPYRPAAFLAERFGTELVHFPGGHVGLTTHPAEFGKTLRAVLSA; from the coding sequence ATGACCAGCCCGACCACCGGCCGCCTGCGCGTGGACGGCGCCACCCTGCACTACGAGGTGCGCGGCACGGGCCCGCTCCTGCTGCTGATCCCCGGCGGCACGGGCGGCGCGGCCGCCTACGACGGGGTCGCCGACGACCTGGCCGCCGATTACACGGTCGCGTCCTACGATCCGCGCGGCCTCACCCGCAGCCCGCTGGACGACCCGGAGGCGGGGCAGTCGGTCGCGCGGCACGCCGACGACGCGGTGCGGCTGCTTGACCTGCTGTCCCCGGACGCGCCCGCCCTCGTGGCCGGCTGCAGCTCCGGCGCGATCGTCGCGCTGCACCTGCTCACCACCCACCCCGAGCGCGTCGAACGCGTCGTGGCGCACGAGCCGCCGGTGGTCGAGGTGCTGCCGGACGCCGCCGAGCACCGGGCGCTGCTCGCCCGCGTCCGGGACACGTTCCGCCGGGAGGGACTGATGCCCGCCGCCGCGGTGTTCGCGGCCGGTCTCAGGCGGCCCGGTGACCCCGTCGAGCCCCCGGCGGCCGCCGAGCTGCCGCCGCAGGCGGCGGCCCGAGCCGAGCGGACGATGGCGGATATGTCCTACTTTCTCGGGCGAATCGTGCCGAGCTTCATGGCGTACACGCCGGACGTGGACCGCCTGGAGACCCTGTCGGACCGGCTCGTGCTCGCGGCCGGAGCGGACTCGCGCGGTGAGCTGCCCTACCGTCCCGCCGCCTTCCTGGCCGAACGCTTCGGCACGGAGCTCGTCCACTTCCCCGGCGGCCACGTGGGGCTCACCACGCATCCCGCGGAGTTCGGGAAGACGCTCCGCGCGGTGCTGAGCGCGTAA
- a CDS encoding succinic semialdehyde dehydrogenase, protein MGAMNRTLDAAMVDRILTHVSSEGKTREILAPFTGEVLAEVPISTPEDVRAAYARARQAQEAWAALPVRERIRPFLRLHDAMLDRRRELLDVVQWETGKARRHAYEELADVVGCTLYYARRASGLLEPQRRQGIFPIATRTTELRHPKGTVAVISPWNYPLALGVTDVVPALIAGNAVVHKPDTQTPLSTLWTIDLLVELGMPRDIWQVVLGDPEDIGDPLMDGADYVAFTGSTRGGRRIAEEAAKRLIGCSLELGGKNPMIVLDDADLDVAAQGAIRACFTNAGQLCISIERLYVHEAVAGAFRDKFVRAVQNMKIGPGLDWDPQMGSLTSQRQLDGVAAHVEDAVAKGATVLTGGRPRPDLGPFFYEPTVLDGVGEDMAVCRDETFGPVVSLYRFRDEDEAVRAANDTAYGLNASIWTGDVARGRRLAARIKAGTVNINEGYGSAYASYDAPMGGMKSSGLGRRHGTEGLLKYTEVQTVASQATWLGFEPILGMTYDRYADTLAGLLKTMKRLHLK, encoded by the coding sequence ATGGGTGCCATGAATCGGACGCTCGACGCGGCCATGGTCGACCGGATCCTCACGCACGTCTCCTCGGAGGGCAAGACGCGGGAGATCCTCGCGCCGTTCACCGGCGAGGTCCTGGCCGAGGTTCCGATCTCCACGCCCGAGGACGTGCGGGCGGCGTACGCCAGGGCCAGGCAGGCGCAGGAGGCCTGGGCGGCGCTGCCGGTCCGTGAGCGGATCAGGCCCTTCCTGCGGCTCCACGACGCGATGCTCGACCGGCGCCGGGAGCTGCTCGACGTGGTGCAGTGGGAGACGGGCAAGGCGCGCCGCCACGCGTACGAGGAGCTCGCGGACGTGGTGGGCTGCACGCTCTACTACGCGCGGCGGGCGTCCGGGCTGCTGGAACCGCAGCGCAGGCAGGGCATCTTCCCGATCGCCACCCGCACGACCGAGCTGCGCCACCCCAAGGGCACGGTCGCGGTGATCAGCCCGTGGAACTACCCGCTGGCCCTCGGTGTCACCGACGTGGTCCCCGCCCTGATCGCGGGCAACGCCGTCGTGCACAAGCCGGACACCCAGACCCCGCTGTCCACGCTGTGGACGATCGACCTGCTGGTCGAGCTGGGCATGCCGCGCGACATCTGGCAGGTCGTGCTCGGCGATCCGGAGGACATCGGCGACCCGCTGATGGACGGCGCCGACTACGTCGCGTTCACCGGCTCGACGCGCGGCGGGCGCAGGATCGCCGAGGAGGCGGCCAAGCGGCTCATCGGCTGCTCGCTGGAGCTCGGCGGCAAGAACCCGATGATCGTGCTCGACGACGCCGACCTCGACGTCGCCGCGCAGGGCGCGATCCGGGCCTGCTTCACCAACGCCGGGCAGCTGTGCATCTCGATCGAGCGTCTCTACGTGCACGAGGCCGTCGCCGGCGCCTTCCGCGACAAGTTCGTGCGGGCGGTGCAGAACATGAAGATCGGCCCCGGGCTCGACTGGGACCCGCAGATGGGCTCGCTCACCTCGCAGCGGCAGCTCGACGGCGTCGCCGCGCACGTCGAGGACGCGGTCGCCAAGGGCGCCACGGTGCTGACGGGCGGCCGCCCGCGTCCCGACCTCGGCCCGTTCTTCTACGAGCCGACCGTCCTCGACGGTGTCGGCGAGGACATGGCCGTCTGCCGGGACGAGACGTTCGGGCCGGTCGTGTCGCTCTACCGCTTCAGGGACGAGGACGAGGCGGTCCGCGCGGCCAACGACACGGCGTACGGGCTGAACGCCTCGATCTGGACCGGGGACGTCGCGCGGGGCCGCCGCCTCGCCGCCCGGATCAAGGCGGGCACCGTCAACATCAACGAGGGGTACGGCTCGGCGTACGCGTCCTACGACGCGCCGATGGGCGGGATGAAGTCGTCCGGGCTCGGCCGCCGCCACGGGACCGAGGGCCTGCTGAAGTACACGGAGGTCCAGACGGTGGCGAGCCAGGCCACGTGGCTGGGCTTCGAGCCGATCCTCGGCATGACCTACGACAGGTACGCCGACACGCTCGCGGGGCTGCTCAAGACCATGAAGCGGCTGCACCTCAAGTGA
- a CDS encoding GMC family oxidoreductase, translating to MDYDVAVIGSGFGGSVTALRLTEKGYSVGVLEAGRRFDEKTLPKTSWRARDFLWAPALGLKGIQRIHVLRGSNGVMVLAGAGVGGGSLVYANTLYEPLDPFFQDPQWCHITDWKAELAPYYDQAKRMLGVVENPTVTAADEVMKKVAERMGVGHTFHLAPVGVFFGEPGVEVDDPFFGGVGPRRRGCVECGECMTGCRHGAKNMLIKNYLYLAEKAGAKVHPETTVTGVRPVEGGYEITVKRTGALFGPTRTLTAAQVVFAAGTYGTQHLLHRLRATTLPRISPRLGALTRTNSEALLGFERPTAKGGKLNHGVAITSSIHPDAETHIEPVRYGDGSNAMGLLRTLLVDGGGRAPRWLKFLGAALRRPHLLPRLFNHRRWSERTVIALVMQAKDNSITLSLKGGRLRAGPGHGEPNPTWIPAGHEAVRLAAEEIGGLPGGSWLDLFDVPATAHFLGGCAIGDSPETGVIDPYHRVYGYEGLHVVDGSAVSANLGVNPSLTITAQAERAMALWPNNGEPDLRPALGSPYARLTPVAPVRPVVPPSAPAALRLPIVEITHREAPGSPPPAEPAPS from the coding sequence TTGGACTACGACGTCGCGGTGATCGGGTCGGGGTTCGGCGGGAGCGTGACCGCGCTGCGGCTCACCGAGAAGGGCTACTCGGTCGGCGTCCTCGAGGCCGGCCGACGGTTCGACGAAAAGACCCTGCCGAAGACCTCGTGGCGGGCCAGGGACTTCCTGTGGGCCCCCGCGCTCGGCCTGAAGGGCATCCAGCGCATCCACGTCCTGCGCGGCTCCAACGGCGTGATGGTGCTGGCCGGCGCGGGCGTGGGCGGCGGCTCGCTCGTCTACGCCAACACGCTCTACGAGCCCCTCGACCCGTTCTTCCAGGACCCCCAGTGGTGCCACATCACCGACTGGAAGGCGGAGCTCGCGCCCTACTACGACCAGGCCAAGCGGATGCTGGGCGTGGTGGAGAACCCCACGGTGACCGCCGCCGACGAGGTGATGAAGAAGGTCGCCGAGCGGATGGGCGTCGGCCACACCTTCCACCTCGCCCCGGTCGGGGTGTTCTTCGGCGAGCCCGGCGTCGAGGTCGACGACCCCTTCTTCGGCGGCGTGGGGCCGCGCCGCCGCGGCTGCGTCGAGTGCGGCGAGTGCATGACCGGCTGCCGGCACGGCGCCAAGAACATGCTGATCAAGAACTACCTCTACCTGGCCGAGAAGGCCGGGGCGAAGGTCCACCCCGAGACCACAGTGACCGGGGTGCGGCCCGTCGAGGGCGGTTACGAGATCACGGTGAAGCGCACCGGGGCCCTCTTCGGCCCCACCCGCACGCTGACCGCCGCCCAGGTGGTCTTCGCCGCAGGCACGTACGGCACGCAGCACTTGCTCCACCGGCTCAGGGCGACCACGCTGCCCCGGATCTCGCCCCGGCTCGGCGCGCTGACCAGGACGAACTCCGAAGCGCTGCTCGGCTTCGAGCGGCCGACGGCGAAGGGCGGCAAGCTCAACCACGGCGTGGCGATCACCTCCTCGATCCATCCGGACGCGGAGACGCACATCGAGCCGGTCCGGTACGGCGACGGCTCCAACGCCATGGGCCTGCTGCGCACGCTGCTCGTGGACGGCGGCGGCCGGGCCCCGCGCTGGCTGAAGTTCCTCGGCGCCGCGCTGCGGCGGCCGCACCTGCTGCCCCGGCTGTTCAACCACCGCAGGTGGTCCGAGCGCACGGTCATCGCCCTGGTCATGCAGGCCAAGGACAACTCGATCACGCTGTCCCTGAAGGGCGGCAGGCTGCGGGCGGGACCGGGCCACGGCGAGCCGAACCCCACCTGGATCCCCGCCGGGCACGAGGCCGTCCGCCTGGCGGCCGAGGAGATCGGCGGCCTTCCCGGCGGCTCCTGGCTCGACCTGTTCGACGTACCGGCGACGGCGCACTTCCTCGGCGGCTGCGCGATCGGCGACTCGCCCGAGACCGGCGTGATCGACCCCTACCACCGGGTCTACGGATACGAGGGCCTGCACGTCGTGGACGGCTCGGCCGTGTCGGCCAACCTCGGCGTGAACCCCTCCCTCACGATCACCGCGCAGGCCGAGCGGGCGATGGCGCTGTGGCCCAACAATGGTGAGCCCGATCTTCGGCCCGCCCTCGGCTCGCCGTACGCGCGGCTCACGCCGGTCGCGCCCGTGCGGCCGGTCGTCCCGCCGTCCGCCCCGGCCGCGCTCCGCCTGCCCATCGTGGAGATCACCCACCGCGAGGCCCCCGGCTCCCCACCCCCGGCGGAGCCCGCGCCCTCCTGA
- a CDS encoding class I SAM-dependent methyltransferase — MQAEGPSGTALHAAAARAAHLIVDGEPVVFRDPLAYPLLGECAEELVGLHRATGAHPVLAGLRAAVVTRSRYTEDRLAGAVRRGVRQYVILGAGLDTYACRSASGPVRVFEVDHPATQRWKLEAMERAGLPAPPRLTYVPADLEADRAADRLAAHGFDLARPAFVSWLGVTAYLTREAVARTLAGLGRLAPGSEIVVDHLLPEASRGPRARAYAETLMPLVAGHGEPWLTFLSPAEAADLLEEHGFEVIEQAPERDAVDPAFWARTDALASSEISVLTRARPPGRPRGAAGRDASPRR, encoded by the coding sequence GTGCAGGCCGAGGGACCCAGCGGGACGGCGCTTCACGCGGCGGCGGCGCGCGCCGCGCACCTGATCGTCGACGGCGAGCCGGTCGTCTTCCGTGATCCGCTGGCATACCCCCTGCTCGGGGAGTGCGCGGAGGAGCTGGTGGGCCTTCATCGCGCGACGGGCGCTCATCCCGTGCTCGCCGGGCTGCGCGCGGCCGTCGTCACCCGGAGCCGCTACACCGAGGACCGCCTGGCCGGCGCCGTACGGCGCGGCGTCCGCCAGTACGTGATCCTCGGCGCGGGACTGGACACCTACGCCTGCCGGTCGGCCTCGGGTCCCGTGCGGGTCTTCGAAGTGGACCACCCGGCCACCCAGCGCTGGAAACTGGAGGCGATGGAGCGCGCCGGTCTCCCGGCGCCGCCCCGCCTCACGTACGTCCCCGCGGACCTGGAGGCCGACCGCGCGGCCGACCGGCTGGCCGCGCACGGCTTCGATCTCGCCCGGCCCGCGTTCGTGAGCTGGCTCGGCGTCACCGCGTATCTCACCCGTGAGGCCGTCGCCCGTACGCTGGCCGGGCTCGGCCGCCTCGCCCCCGGCAGCGAGATCGTCGTCGACCACCTGCTGCCCGAGGCCTCGCGCGGCCCGCGCGCCCGGGCGTACGCCGAGACCCTGATGCCGCTGGTGGCCGGGCACGGCGAGCCCTGGCTGACGTTCCTGAGCCCGGCGGAGGCGGCGGACCTGCTGGAGGAGCACGGCTTCGAGGTGATCGAGCAGGCGCCGGAGCGCGACGCCGTCGATCCCGCGTTCTGGGCGCGCACCGACGCGCTGGCCTCCAGTGAGATCTCGGTGCTGACCCGCGCCCGCCCGCCCGGCCGCCCGCGTGGTGCGGCCGGGCGGGACGCGTCACCGCGCCGATAG
- the guaA gene encoding glutamine-hydrolyzing GMP synthase — MSEFDTVLVVDFGAQYAQLIARRVRECHVYSEIVPSTMPVSEMLEKKPKAIILSGGPSSVYAEGAPPVPDGLFETGVPTFGICYGFQAMARALGGEVARTDSAEFGGTALQVLKEGLLFAGLPVAQTVWMSHGDSVVGAPAGFAVTAATDATPVAAMEDPSRGLYGVQFHPEVLHSEHGQQVLKHFLEAAGCRPSWTMLNIVEDAVEAVRAQVGDGRAICALSGGVDSAVAAAIVQRAIGDRLTCVFVDHGLLRKGEAEQVERDFVEATGVKLRVVDAAERFLKALSGVTDPEEKRKIIGREFIRVFEDEQRAILADGPVDFLVQGTLYPDVVESGGGTGTANIKSHHNVGGLPEDLKFALVEPLRTLFKDEVRRAGEELGLPPAMVWRQPFPGPGLGIRIIGEVTRERLDLLREADAIAREELTRAGLDRDIWQCPVVLLADVRSVGVQGDGRTYGHPVVLRPVTSEDAMTADWSRVPYDVLSRISTRITNEVREVNRVVLDVTSKPPGTIEWE, encoded by the coding sequence GTGTCTGAGTTCGACACGGTCCTCGTCGTGGACTTCGGCGCGCAGTACGCGCAGCTGATCGCACGACGGGTGCGTGAGTGCCACGTCTACTCCGAGATCGTCCCGTCGACCATGCCGGTCTCCGAGATGCTGGAGAAGAAGCCGAAGGCGATCATCCTGTCCGGCGGTCCGTCGTCGGTGTACGCCGAGGGCGCCCCGCCGGTCCCGGACGGCCTGTTCGAGACCGGGGTGCCGACCTTCGGCATCTGCTACGGCTTCCAGGCGATGGCCCGGGCGCTCGGCGGCGAGGTCGCCAGGACCGACTCCGCCGAGTTCGGCGGGACCGCGCTCCAGGTCCTCAAGGAGGGCCTGCTGTTCGCCGGGCTGCCCGTGGCGCAGACCGTCTGGATGTCGCACGGGGACTCCGTGGTCGGCGCCCCGGCCGGGTTCGCCGTCACGGCCGCCACCGACGCCACCCCGGTCGCCGCGATGGAGGACCCCTCCCGCGGCCTGTACGGCGTGCAGTTCCACCCCGAGGTGCTCCACTCCGAGCACGGGCAGCAGGTGCTCAAGCACTTCCTGGAGGCGGCCGGGTGCCGTCCCTCCTGGACCATGCTCAACATCGTCGAGGACGCCGTCGAGGCCGTGCGCGCCCAGGTGGGCGACGGCCGGGCGATCTGCGCGCTGTCGGGCGGGGTCGACTCCGCCGTCGCCGCCGCCATCGTGCAGCGGGCCATCGGCGACCGGCTCACCTGTGTCTTCGTCGACCACGGGCTGCTGCGCAAGGGCGAGGCCGAGCAGGTCGAGCGCGACTTCGTCGAGGCGACCGGCGTCAAGCTCCGCGTCGTGGACGCCGCCGAGCGCTTCCTCAAGGCGCTGTCGGGCGTCACCGACCCGGAGGAGAAGCGCAAGATCATCGGACGGGAGTTCATCCGGGTCTTCGAGGACGAGCAGCGCGCGATCCTCGCCGACGGGCCGGTGGACTTCCTCGTGCAGGGCACGCTCTACCCGGACGTGGTCGAGTCCGGCGGCGGCACCGGCACCGCGAACATCAAGTCGCACCACAACGTCGGCGGGCTGCCCGAGGATCTCAAGTTCGCGCTGGTCGAGCCGCTGCGCACGCTGTTCAAGGACGAGGTGCGGCGGGCCGGCGAGGAGCTCGGCCTGCCCCCGGCCATGGTCTGGCGCCAGCCGTTCCCCGGGCCCGGCCTCGGCATCCGGATCATCGGCGAGGTCACCCGCGAGCGCCTCGACCTGCTCCGCGAGGCCGACGCGATCGCCCGCGAGGAGCTCACCCGCGCCGGTCTCGACCGCGACATCTGGCAGTGCCCTGTCGTGCTGCTGGCCGACGTCCGCTCGGTCGGCGTGCAGGGAGACGGCCGCACCTACGGCCATCCCGTCGTCCTGCGGCCGGTGACCTCCGAGGACGCCATGACCGCCGACTGGTCGCGGGTGCCGTACGACGTGCTGTCGCGTATCTCCACCCGCATCACCAACGAGGTCCGCGAGGTCAACCGCGTGGTCCTCGACGTGACGAGCAAGCCGCCGGGCACCATCGAGTGGGAGTGA
- a CDS encoding polysaccharide deacetylase family protein — MAVRRLIPVAVACALAAATATPAQARGTDEPYCATHKCIALTFDDGPGPYTQTLLKTLAEYKAKATFFVIGTEVKKHPKLTQQIAKAGHEIGNHSWDASYLTELTYAQINKKIGDTQRLIQKTTGKAPKLFRAPGGLRNGGVQEITAKFGLLQVPGTTATKDYIKDYRHVDLLTGRALDVAGEGEVVLMHETVKETVQSMPEVLQTLTAEGYSFVTVSTLLEGEELTPGQVYPDRSGTATTAAVE; from the coding sequence ATGGCTGTACGTCGTCTGATCCCTGTGGCCGTCGCGTGCGCCCTCGCGGCGGCCACCGCCACTCCCGCGCAGGCTCGCGGGACCGATGAGCCGTACTGCGCGACCCACAAGTGCATCGCCCTGACCTTCGACGACGGTCCGGGGCCGTACACCCAGACGTTGCTGAAGACCCTCGCCGAATACAAGGCCAAGGCGACGTTCTTCGTCATCGGGACGGAGGTGAAGAAGCATCCGAAGCTCACTCAGCAGATCGCCAAGGCGGGCCACGAGATCGGCAACCACTCGTGGGACGCCAGCTACCTGACCGAGCTCACGTACGCCCAGATCAACAAGAAGATCGGCGACACCCAGCGGCTGATCCAGAAGACGACGGGCAAGGCCCCGAAGCTCTTCCGCGCCCCCGGCGGGCTGCGCAACGGCGGAGTGCAGGAGATCACCGCCAAGTTCGGGCTCCTCCAGGTGCCCGGCACGACCGCCACGAAGGACTACATCAAGGACTACCGGCACGTGGACCTGCTCACCGGCCGGGCCCTCGACGTGGCCGGCGAGGGCGAGGTCGTGCTGATGCACGAGACCGTCAAGGAGACCGTGCAGTCGATGCCCGAGGTGCTCCAGACGCTGACCGCCGAGGGCTACAGCTTCGTGACGGTGTCCACCCTGCTGGAGGGCGAGGAGCTCACCCCGGGACAGGTATATCCCGACCGCTCGGGGACGGCGACGACCGCCGCCGTCGAATGA
- a CDS encoding acyltransferase family protein, which yields MIATQPDTARSGAKATRLAWLDALRGIGAMAVVAEHALPWLMPSLRPYWFSLGMYGVLVFFLVSGYIIPASLENRGDVGAFWVSRVFRLYPLYLLVIALVLAMAFWVPVRQEVPRDPSAVAAHVTMLLDVVHTGALADPMWTLSYEMVFYLLVTALFVGGVHRRSGTLAIAFGVVAVGAGLVLSAPLLPGPWPAVATGVLFVAGLACLITGRFRTVAAYALGLTALVLLVFGSFVPWFGAAILAVMFTGTALYRWERGTAGLGPVVAAAALVAAAPVWSIQAGWWWVQPDVWIITMVLAGGTFALGMALRGRRVPGVLTWLGLISYSVYLLHHPLLKYLNVLAGDLRSLAPTGRTALALGYLVALLTLSWLTYRFVEAPAQALGRRIIRRRRSSPSPSGRDIPVPG from the coding sequence GTGATTGCCACTCAGCCCGACACCGCTCGCTCCGGCGCCAAGGCCACCAGGCTCGCCTGGCTGGACGCCCTGCGGGGGATCGGCGCGATGGCGGTGGTCGCCGAGCACGCGCTGCCCTGGCTCATGCCGTCGTTGCGCCCCTACTGGTTCAGCCTCGGCATGTACGGCGTGCTGGTCTTCTTCCTGGTCAGCGGGTACATCATCCCCGCGTCCCTGGAGAACAGGGGCGACGTCGGGGCGTTCTGGGTCAGCCGGGTCTTCCGGCTGTACCCGCTGTATCTGCTGGTGATCGCCCTCGTGCTCGCGATGGCGTTCTGGGTTCCGGTGCGCCAGGAGGTGCCCCGGGACCCCTCGGCCGTGGCCGCGCACGTGACCATGCTGCTCGACGTCGTGCACACCGGCGCCCTCGCCGACCCCATGTGGACGCTGTCGTACGAGATGGTGTTCTACCTGCTGGTGACCGCGTTGTTCGTGGGCGGCGTGCACCGGCGCAGCGGGACGCTGGCGATCGCCTTCGGCGTCGTGGCGGTCGGCGCCGGGCTGGTGCTGTCGGCGCCGCTGCTGCCGGGGCCGTGGCCCGCCGTCGCCACCGGTGTGCTGTTCGTCGCGGGCCTGGCCTGCCTGATCACCGGCCGGTTCCGGACGGTCGCGGCGTACGCGCTGGGTCTGACGGCGCTCGTGCTGCTCGTGTTCGGCAGCTTCGTGCCGTGGTTCGGCGCGGCCATCCTCGCGGTGATGTTCACGGGGACGGCGCTGTACCGGTGGGAGCGGGGGACGGCCGGGCTCGGCCCGGTCGTGGCCGCGGCGGCCCTGGTGGCCGCCGCGCCGGTGTGGTCGATCCAGGCGGGCTGGTGGTGGGTGCAGCCCGACGTGTGGATCATCACGATGGTCCTCGCCGGCGGGACGTTCGCGCTCGGCATGGCGCTGCGCGGGCGGCGCGTCCCCGGCGTGCTGACCTGGCTCGGCCTGATCAGCTACTCGGTCTACCTGCTGCACCACCCGCTGCTCAAGTATCTGAACGTGCTCGCCGGCGACCTGCGGTCGCTCGCGCCGACCGGCCGGACGGCTCTCGCACTCGGCTATCTCGTGGCGCTGCTCACGCTGAGCTGGCTCACCTACCGCTTCGTCGAGGCGCCGGCCCAGGCGCTGGGCCGCAGGATCATTCGACGGCGGCGGTCGTCGCCGTCCCCGAGCGGTCGGGATATACCTGTCCCGGGGTGA
- a CDS encoding glycosyltransferase produces the protein MTRAASRSAWGTWIGFESCPALLGRLVEDFTGPWTPLEDVPVPVPPPLAAGDADASPGAYSALPCANGTKGGKGADGSDGANSGDGADRADRPPDGTGAIGCVVLAVRSPADLRRAVPLRGLLPTATRVRIAVADVPPWAAQPLPVATPGACWRHLAELRVTRRRRGWHLDAAFTEPVPAGDVVAHVARGLFGACGATTPVAGLEGGGTADWRPGDPNVTLSPPGGPVPDRRDAPGCDLPLRRAHADGPVVVGPLIDGRTDGGPVVGGPVAGGPVEDGLAPPLDEAVVNPIGFRRQPSRGMAALAAHRDGFAVALGADRLVRIPAAGRVTDVDVARLRDVRGIEVPAIGPHAGEGRARAVARVVAALAAAGIPVLAAPDPARDRALGPCLSAALAAVTGEAIASDLRREELSIRLRRAALREHGAAARWRRLAPAAGLPVPPEPRVSILLCTRRPEMVPFAVGQMERQRGVSAELIVGLHGFTARETAIPRTRLPLTVIEAPATTPFGEVLNRMAAAASGSYLTKVDDDDWYGPDHLADLLLARHYSGADLVGTAAEFVYLESLDVTIRRCIGTERFAPLVAGGTMLVTRAAFEAAGGFRPLARTVDGQLLQAVEAVGGRIYRTHGLGYVLRRRSAYGHTWRQPVQSFLAAYQEQWRGLVFNELMEDGAPWRAEVRT, from the coding sequence GTGACGCGAGCCGCCTCCCGGTCGGCGTGGGGGACGTGGATCGGGTTCGAGTCCTGTCCCGCGCTGCTCGGCCGCCTCGTCGAGGACTTCACCGGTCCCTGGACACCGCTGGAAGACGTCCCCGTTCCCGTGCCGCCGCCGCTTGCGGCGGGCGACGCGGACGCGAGCCCCGGCGCCTACTCCGCCCTGCCGTGCGCGAACGGCACGAAGGGTGGGAAGGGCGCGGACGGCAGTGATGGCGCGAACAGCGGGGACGGCGCGGATCGTGCGGACCGGCCGCCGGACGGCACCGGTGCGATCGGATGCGTCGTGCTCGCCGTGCGGTCCCCGGCCGATCTGCGCAGGGCGGTGCCGCTGCGTGGCCTGCTGCCCACGGCGACACGGGTGCGGATCGCCGTCGCCGACGTGCCGCCCTGGGCGGCCCAGCCCCTGCCGGTCGCCACGCCGGGCGCCTGCTGGCGTCACCTGGCCGAGCTACGGGTCACCCGCCGCAGGCGCGGCTGGCACCTGGACGCCGCCTTCACCGAGCCCGTGCCGGCCGGCGACGTCGTGGCCCACGTGGCGCGCGGCCTGTTCGGCGCGTGCGGGGCGACGACTCCCGTCGCGGGCCTGGAGGGCGGCGGCACGGCCGACTGGCGGCCCGGCGACCCGAACGTGACGTTGTCGCCGCCCGGCGGGCCGGTGCCGGACCGCCGCGACGCCCCCGGCTGCGACCTGCCGCTGCGCCGGGCGCACGCGGACGGCCCGGTGGTCGTCGGCCCTCTGATCGACGGCCGGACGGATGGCGGCCCGGTGGTCGGTGGCCCGGTGGCCGGCGGGCCGGTGGAGGACGGTCTGGCGCCGCCGCTGGACGAGGCCGTGGTCAACCCCATCGGGTTCCGCCGGCAACCCTCGCGGGGGATGGCGGCGCTCGCCGCGCACCGGGACGGGTTCGCCGTCGCCCTCGGCGCGGACAGGCTCGTACGGATCCCGGCCGCGGGACGGGTCACGGATGTGGACGTCGCCCGGCTGCGGGACGTACGCGGGATCGAGGTGCCCGCGATCGGCCCCCATGCGGGGGAGGGGCGGGCGAGAGCGGTCGCCCGCGTCGTCGCCGCCCTCGCCGCCGCCGGGATCCCGGTGCTCGCCGCACCCGATCCCGCCCGCGACCGGGCGCTCGGCCCCTGCCTGTCCGCCGCGCTCGCGGCCGTGACCGGCGAGGCGATCGCGTCCGACCTGCGCCGTGAGGAGCTGAGCATCCGCCTGCGCAGGGCCGCGCTGCGCGAGCACGGGGCCGCCGCCCGCTGGCGGCGTCTCGCCCCGGCCGCCGGCCTGCCGGTGCCGCCGGAGCCGCGGGTCTCGATCCTGCTGTGCACGCGCCGCCCGGAGATGGTGCCGTTCGCGGTCGGGCAGATGGAGCGCCAGCGCGGCGTGAGCGCCGAGCTGATCGTGGGCCTCCACGGCTTCACGGCGAGGGAGACGGCGATCCCCCGCACGCGGCTGCCGCTCACCGTGATCGAGGCCCCGGCCACCACGCCGTTCGGCGAGGTCCTGAACCGGATGGCGGCCGCCGCGTCCGGGTCGTACCTGACGAAGGTGGACGACGACGACTGGTACGGCCCCGACCACCTCGCCGACCTCCTGCTCGCCCGGCACTACAGCGGCGCCGACCTCGTCGGGACGGCGGCGGAGTTCGTCTACCTGGAGTCGCTCGACGTGACGATCAGGAGATGCATCGGCACCGAGCGGTTCGCGCCGCTCGTGGCCGGGGGCACGATGCTGGTCACCCGGGCGGCGTTCGAGGCGGCCGGCGGGTTCCGGCCGCTGGCGAGGACCGTGGACGGCCAGCTCCTGCAGGCGGTGGAGGCCGTCGGCGGCCGGATCTACCGCACCCACGGCCTCGGCTACGTGCTGCGCCGCCGCAGCGCGTACGGCCACACCTGGCGCCAGCCCGTGCAGTCGTTCCTCGCGGCCTATCAGGAGCAGTGGCGCGGGCTGGTCTTCAACGAGCTGATGGAGGACGGTGCCCCATGGCGGGCGGAGGTGAGGACGTGA